A segment of the Phoenix dactylifera cultivar Barhee BC4 unplaced genomic scaffold, palm_55x_up_171113_PBpolish2nd_filt_p 001224F, whole genome shotgun sequence genome:
ATCCAGTTTGCACATTTTGTTCGCTGCTATATTTAAATCAGTGCATGGAGATCAACAGGTATCCTCAAATTCAAGAAACTCAATTATAAGATTCCCAATAGGTTATACTATCATATATTACTCAAATAAGTCATCCCTGTGTCAAGGCAAACCTGGACTGCTAATAAACTGCTAATAAAAGAAACAAACATGTTGGCATCATGATTAACTTGCTGACGTTAACCAAGCCCAGATAGATGGATCTTCCGCAACGCAAGTACACATTTTTTACCGCTAGAAGcacaagttacaagatattatgtCCTCTATTATTCCCAGGGTTACAAACTTTCCAAAAGACTCGATATTCTCTAGCATCGAGTAGAGAAATGCGATTATTACCCACCGGACAGGATGAGGAAGAAAATAACAAGAGCATGTTCTACATAATGCACTTAATCAATATACCAGCGAATGAATAGAGAACCAAAAGCTGACCAAACTCATCGATCGTCTCACGCAGGCTCTACCGTCCGAATGTTTGGACctgttattccttcttcaagtcTGTCTTTGGTTATTTCCACAAAATGGCCGATTGTTTCGTAAAACTGCTTCAACCCAGACAAGGGAAGGATTATAGATGAACGATCTGCCCCAGCAACCTAAGTAATATGTGAAGAAGTAGCAAAATTGTAACACAATGAAGGGGGAAATAAAAGAATTAATGTAGTGTTTGAAATAGAAGTCCTTGATACCTCGATATCCTCAGGAAATGACCCCTGTTGTTGCTTCCCAAGTCAAAGAAAATCGTTTCTGATCAGCTCTGATTACTTTTGATAGCCCCAAGCTTCCAATTTCACCCTGCGGGGGCAGCTCAACTAATCTATCAAGATTCATATCAGACCATGCAACTGATTGGGCACTATGGCCTGAAATAAATCCAGCACCCACATTATCTGAAAGCCCTTGAAGATGCTCCGAAGTTTCCATATGTTGCTGTTTTCGCATTTAAATGGAGCACCCATGACACTCGGAGCATATGACAAGTTTAGGATGTCATGGACTGAATATACAAACAAAACAGCTCAGATGTTACCTGATTGGGTACAATGAAAAGCCGTGAAGCTTCATCATTTATCTCTAGCAAAATGTTCCTAAATGCAGCCCATCCTTCTTCTCCCAAGCTTCCCGCAGGAACGATTATTGTACTACGATTTCTGCCAACAGAAGCTTCTGAAATCTaatttcagcaagcattttCATCAGCTTCTATCATAGGCCAAGAAAGTCTGTTGAGCCgagcatttaaataaatatatatttaataagcAAGATATGATCTTACATCAGAAAAATAGACAGAGATGGACTGGCACCAATCCCTTAAAACTTTGCCTTCCAATTAAAGGCTACTGTTTCAGGATACAAAAGAAGCCCTGTTAAAAGATTGCTGACCCTGAAGCATGATAGACTGTAAAATTCTTACTGCTATATATCTTCCATACATGAATCACCCAAAAAGCTTTCAAGTGTTGATCATCTCCGATCTCTAAAGGAAAATTCAGAAGCCTGGATAACCCTAATGTCAAGTGGCCTTCACGATGGTTGTGACAGCAAGAAACAAATGCTAAAAGGACAATCAGAGAGGCAGAGACTTTACTAAATTCAGGAACCGAGTCGCTCCGCCGGAAAACCAGTACAGTGCCTGGTACCGGTTCCTCCGACCTTGATATGAACAGACAATTGGCTAGTGAAAAATTCTATCTAGGCATCTTCTGAGCACATGGGGGTGAGCCCAGAAAAATCATACTATCTAGCTTCCTTATAATGACCATTATCTCCAAAACTTACAAGTCAAACACATTGTCAAGAAGAAAATTTTTCATAACAAACATGTTAAATCTCATCATTTAGAGGCTAGCTTTACAAaccctttttattttcattctaaTTACAGGCTGGATTCTTTTTCAAATGAACCTTTCAGATCCCCCATGAATTAAGTACATGCATAGGAAACTAAAGCACAAGAATTTCAATCCGTTGAGTTGAGGCCTTTAACCATGTAAAACAGTTTCAACCTCTTAGAAGTTGTATGTGGAAAATAATTACACAAGCACATTATTATATACTTATTCTTCACTTCTGATTCCAATGCAGAAAGTTACAGATGCTGTACCCATGACATTACAGAGACAATGTTCTATTTTCTCATCATGAAAGGACATTGATAAACCACCCTCCAACAGTTAAATTATGCACTTGCAAACTTATTCAAACAAGTGCATTACTTCCAAATATTCGGGCAATGTTCGTGCGTTATCAATGACCGAGTGCATGCTAGTATAACAGTTTCAAATAAAACAATAACCATAACAAAccccagaaaaagaaaaattctaaacAATAGAAAAAGTTAATCGCAAGCTAAAAGTTTGATAAAGCTGCCAAATGTAACAAAAAGTTAAAACCAAAAGTAAAGCGATGTAAGGCAAAATCCGCAAAGATAGAATTATACCTTCAAAAAGCGCCCTCTTTTATTCTCTCCAATGTCAAAATAGAATACCTGGCAACAAAAACAACCGTCAAATTCTCAGATCCCCACAAGAGAACAATCCTCAGAAACAGACAGAAAAAAACCAAATtcccaaccaagtctggatttTTCCTCAACCTTGGTATCAAGATTCAGCTCCTTGCTAAAGGCATTCCGCTCATCAGTATTAACGTAGTAAGTAAAGATATCAACGAACCAGACGATGCCGTTCAAGGGCACGATGATGGTGGATCTGGCGGCCGAGGTCTTCTCGGAGATCTTGAGGTACCTCCCACGGGGGTTCTCCTTCAGATCGAAGTAGAAGAGCTTGTGCTCGAACTGGAGCGTCTTGCACACCAGCTCCACGTCGTTCCCCCCGGAAGCCCCCTCCATCATCCCCTCTTACTCCAAGAGCCCCTCACCCTAGCTCCAAACCctcaaagaacaaaaaaaaaaccgagATGAAAATCTCAAAGACCACGCCAAGGAATTGGGATGGGAAGGCTAATTAGGTTTTCGGGCCGAGGCATTCCGCTGATGGTGATGGGAATTACGATTACGGCTAGGGTTGGGGGAGGGGGTTGGTGCCATGGAGTTTGAGCGGAGGCCATCGTTCACACTCGTTTCGCCCCCTTTTTTAACCGTCTCCTCGCTCTCTTGCTAACCCTCCCGAAGGAggcggtgttttttttttttcagctcgAGGGAGAGGTTTATCGGTTTTTTCCGACCTGTGAAACGAAGCAGTACTTTTGTATCGAAGTGCTACTGGTCCCTGGTATCAAAATGGCGCTGGAATAACATACtcatacatgagtaagaaattcaATAGAAAAAACCCACAAGTTAGAAAGAATATGCGGAAACTTGCGGCTTGCATCGAACATTTTTTGGTGGAGGGGCTCAGTGGGGCTGCTATGCAGGTAagatttcttcttcccttccttctatttttcaccaaaaaaaatatttatttaattaaaatttttaaaaaataaaaataaaatttttatgttttataataaaaataatcaaagattaaaaaaataattttttactagttaattttttttttcaaaaatactcCCTTGCCATCAAAATTTATGGTTAAAACATTGCCCTATTAGGtatttcatataattttttcaaaaaataaaagctaCTTTTCTAAATTAACTAAAGATAAGTCGTTTTAGAATGTGtcaatttttttcaaagatcaattaaatatattaaaattatttttttaaatattatattattaaagattatttttttaaaaaatattttagtaaaaaaaaaacaaaaaaacaagtcCAGAGTTCTGCTTGCAGTAAGATTTAAGAGAGCATGCAGCGCTAACATGCGCCAAGGGCAGCGGTCGAAGTGATGTCACATTGCCCCTTCATGGCTTCTGCTCCTGCAAAGGAAGGAAAAATTGCTGCTGGGAAGAGAGTTACAGAACATCTGTTTTTATCTACTCTCTGTAGATAAAATAAGGAATGGTTGCCATCTTTTCTGTAGTCAGA
Coding sequences within it:
- the LOC120108205 gene encoding transcription factor Pur-alpha 1-like; its protein translation is MMEGASGGNDVELVCKTLQFEHKLFYFDLKENPRGRYLKISEKTSAARSTIIVPLNGIVWFVDIFTYYVNTDERNAFSKELNLDTKVFYFDIGENKRGRFLKISEASVGRNRSTIIVPAGSLGEEGWAAFRNILLEINDEASRLFIVPNQQHMETSEHLQGLSDNVGAGFISGHSAQSVAWSDMNLDRLVELPPQGEIGSLGLSKVIRADQKRFSLTWEATTGVIS